The following proteins are co-located in the Eubalaena glacialis isolate mEubGla1 chromosome 14, mEubGla1.1.hap2.+ XY, whole genome shotgun sequence genome:
- the ANXA4 gene encoding annexin A4, translating to MAAKGGTVKAASGFSATEDAQTLRKAMKGLGTDEDAIINVLAYRNMAQRQEIRTAYKTAIGRDLMDDLKSELSGNFEQVILAMMTPTVLYDVQELRKAMRGAGTDEGCLIEILASRMPEEIRRINQTYQLQYGRSLEDDIRSDTSLMFQRVLVSLSAGGREEGNYLDDALVRQDAQDLYEAGEKKWGTDEVKFLTVLCSRNQNHLLHVFDEYKRISQKDIEQSIKSETSGSFEEALLAIVKCMRNKSAYFAERLYKSMKGLGTDDNTLIRVMVSRVEIDMLDIRANFKRLYGKSLYSFIKGDTSGDYRKVLLILCGGDD from the exons GCAGCCAAGGGAGGCACCGTCAAAGCTGCTTCAGGCTTCAGTGCCACCGAAGATGCCCAGACCCTGAGGAAGGCCATGAAAGGGCTCG GCACGGATGAAGATGCCATCATCAACGTCCTGGCCTATCGCAACATGGCCCAGCGCCAGGAAATCAGGACGGCCTACAAGACCGCCATTGGCAGG GACCTGATGGACGACTTGAAGTCAGAACTGAGTGGCAACTTCGAGCAGGTGATCTTGGCGATGATGACGCCCACGGTGCTGTACGACGTGCAGGAGCTGCGAAAGGCCATGAGG GGAGCAGGCACGGATGAGGGCTGCCTGATTGAGATCCTGGCCTCCCGGATGCCCGAGGAGATCCGGCGCATAAACCAGACCTACCAGCTGC AATATGGGCGGAGCCTTGAAGATGACATTCGCTCTGACACATCGCTCATGTTCCAGCGCGTGCTGGTGTCTCTGTCCGCT ggtggcagggaggaaggaaattaTCTGGATGATGCTCTCGTGAGACAGGATGCCCAG GACCTGTATGAGGCTGGAGAGAAGAAATGGGGGACAGATGAGGTGAAATTTCTAACTGTTCTCTGTTCCCGGAATCAAAATCATCTGTTGCATG TGTTCGATGAATACAAAAGGATATCACAGAAGGATATTGAACAGAGTATTAAATCTGAAACATCTGGTAGCTTCGAAGAAGCTCTGCTGGCCATAG TAAAGTGCATGAGGAACAAATCTGCATATTTTGCTGAAAGGCTTTATAAATCTATGAAG GGCTTGGGCACTGATGACAACACCCTTATCAGAGTGATGGTTTCTCGAGTGGAGATTGACATGTTGGACATCCGGGCAAACTTCAAGAGGCTCTATGGAAAGTCTCTGTACTCCTTCATCAAG